Proteins encoded together in one Carassius auratus strain Wakin unplaced genomic scaffold, ASM336829v1 scaf_tig00002576, whole genome shotgun sequence window:
- the LOC113069930 gene encoding torsin-1A-interacting protein 2-like, with product MDSGDSKDVSNRRRSARQASKTGLYSEELKPRPPLKRSRKMREDDEASRAFNGSKEPKSLTKDDDDESPVKILKLEEKTRSINVKCDELNQTDQADVEMSEINLEKMDQENSDMDMEYDHKSSLKGSSDQPGTEKVYPGSLLEENLESEVLQSSQMSIHLKNEENYRPVTKSGGESGDPSSLGAVPLEIHRDAYRLRNRNNKNYQNPITEKPKSYVRTKDPPGLDNWKRYPATEPLKSNIYQTFKYPITVQTANHKNTEIKNLQKPVTSKASPPSTPKVWTSYVCRLLLWSLILTGILGLGFLVYQKFLRSLPQNDVVNPKTVDTFDLKLTALEALFPSQRSVFWKRSRKHLKNHLEMVNPSEPVSVILTAGLQGERTLGCLARNLAMAYSATHNASILEIQGTTKSTQDSKQVKLDIDEALREAFEGDKPAAVVHRFEELPPGSTLIFYRYCDHENAAYKKVFLVFTVMLSVDEIAPMTSLSAVEDMVYEQIKQKFVISNKSTMFDQMDVDKLSGLWSRISHVILPVAAEGKIEQQGCEA from the exons ATGGACTCAGGTGATTCTAAAGATGTATCTAACAGGAGGAGAAGCGCCAGACAGGCATCCAAGACAG GTTTGTATAGTGAGGAGCTTAAGCCCAGACCTCCACTAAAAAGATCCCGGAAAATGAGGGAAGATGATGAGGCATCCAGAGCTTTCAATGGATCCAAGGAGCCCAAAAGTCTCACTAAGGACGATGATGATG AATCCCCTGTCAAGATTCTAAAGCTTGAAGAGAAGACGAGGAGTATAAACGTGAAATGTGATGAATTAAATCAAACAGATCAAGCAGATGTGGAGATGAGTGAGATTAATCTGGAAAAAATGGATCAAGAAAACTCCGATATGGACATGGAGTATGACCACAAGTCCAGTTTGAAAG GTTCCTCAGACCAGCCTGGGACAGAAAAAGTGTATCCTGGCTCTCTATTGGAAGAAAATCTGGAAAGTGAGGTGTTGCAGAGCAGTCAAATGTCTATTCATCTAAAGAATGAAGAAAATTACAGACCAGTCACGAAATCTGGAGGTGAATCTGGAG ATCCCTCTAGTTTGGGCGCTGTTCCATTGGAAATTCACCGAGATGCTTATAGATTGAGAAATAGGAATAACAAGAACTATCAGAATCCCATAACGGAGAAACCCAAAA GTTATGTTCGTACTAAAGATCCCCCTGGTCTTGATAATTGGAAAAGATACCCAGCAACTGAACCCCTTAAGAGTAACATCtaccaaacatttaaatatcCCATCACTGTTCAAACCGCGAATCACAAAAACAcag AAATTAAGAATTTGCAGAAACCAGTCACCTCAAAAGCAAGTCCACCCTCCACCCCTAAAG TCTGGACGTCGTATGTGTGCAGGCTTCTTCTGTGGTCTCTGATACTGACAGGAATACTGggtttgggctttttggtttatCAAAAGTTCTTACGCTCATTGCCTCAAAATGATGTGGTCAATCCTAAAACAGTAGATACATTTGATCTGAAGTTAACAGCTCTAGAAGCTCTTTTTCCCAGTCAGCGCTCAGTGTTCTGGAAGAGGAGTAGGAAACATCTTAAAAATCACCTGGAGATGGTCAACCCTTCTGAACCAGTCAGTGTAATTCTGACTGCTGGTCTTCAGGGTGAAAGGACGTTGGGCTGCCTTGCTCGAAATTTAGCCATGGCGTACTCCGCTACCCATAATGCTTCGATCTTAGAAATCCAAGGGACCACCAAAAGCACACAAGACAGTAAGCAGGTCAAGTTGGACATTGATGAAGCGCTGAGGGAAGCATTTGAAGGTGATAAACCTGCAGCTGTTGTGCACCGTTTTGAAGAGCTCCCTCCTGGATCTACGCTTATATTCTATCGCTATTGTGACCACGAGAATGCTGCTTACAAGAAGGTTTTCCTGGTCTTCACTGTGATGCTTTCGGTGGATGAAATAGCCCCGATGACCAGTCTAAGTGCAGTGGAGGACATGGTATATGAGCAGATAAAACAGAAGTTTGTCATCTCAAACAAATCCACTATGTTTGATCAAATGGATGTGGATAAACTGAGTGGACTGTGGAGCAGAATTTCTCACGTCATCCTGCCAGTGGCTGCAGAAGGGAAAATTGAACAGCAGGGCTGTGAAGCATAA